One stretch of Paenibacillus sp. AN1007 DNA includes these proteins:
- a CDS encoding Rrf2 family transcriptional regulator — MKYSKATNYALHTMLYLVSTAPEQLVSVHQLAEFQKVSPTYLSKILTKLVKAGMIESTSGANGGYRLSRRNPDPSFLEIIHAIEGRASLFECSQNHNAACLIQQVMVQAEEAMESFLHHKKMSELASQMRDAHSL; from the coding sequence GATGTTATATCTTGTCAGCACAGCGCCTGAGCAGCTGGTAAGTGTGCATCAACTGGCCGAGTTTCAGAAAGTTTCGCCAACATATCTGTCCAAAATACTAACCAAATTGGTGAAGGCCGGCATGATCGAATCCACTTCCGGTGCCAATGGCGGTTATCGGCTGAGCCGCAGGAACCCTGACCCTTCTTTCCTGGAGATCATTCATGCGATTGAAGGCAGAGCCTCGTTATTTGAGTGCTCGCAGAACCATAACGCAGCCTGTTTGATCCAGCAGGTCATGGTTCAGGCAGAGGAAGCTATGGAGAGTTTCCTGCATCACAAAAAAATGTCAGAGCTGGCTTCTCAAATGAGGGATGCCCATTCCTTGTAA